The sequence TCGCATGTGCGCGTGCCGCCCGCGATCACCGCGCTGATGAGCGATCCGGCAAATCGCGTGCAAGCATTTCTTGCGGCGGGACACGTTTGCGCGGTGATGGGATACTGGGAGTACGAACCGCTCGCGGCGCAATTTCGCGTGCCGATGATCGTCACCGGCTTTGAACCGCTCGACATCGCGAACGGAATCCTGGCGGCAGTGCGCCAACTCGAACAAGGTCGCGTCGAGGTCGAGAACGCGTATCCGCGCGCGGTCACGCGCGAAGGGAACCAACCGGCGCAAGCATTGATCGCGCAAGTGTTCGAGGTGTGCGACCGCAAATGGCGCGGCATCGGCGAAATTCCCCAGAGCGGCTGGCGTCTGCGCGACGAGTTCCGCGAGTACGACGCGGAACAGCGTTTCGACGTTGGCAGTTTACACGTGAACGAATCGCCCTTGTGCATCAGCGGTTTGGTTTTGCAAGGACGCAAAAAACCGAACGAGTGTGTCGCGTTCGGTAAGCAGTGTACGCCCGCGAAACCACTCGGCGCGACGATGGTCTCGTCCGAAGGCGCGTGCGCGGCGTACTATCGGTACGCGCGGCACACATTCGCGGTAGTTGGATAGTTGAATCGTTGGTCGAACAAACGATTCAACTATTCAACCAATTAACGATCAAACTTTCAAAAGGTTTATCAATGATTACTCTGCAATGTCCGCTTCCACTCCGCGATTATCCCAACATTGTG is a genomic window of Chloroflexota bacterium containing:
- the hypD gene encoding hydrogenase formation protein HypD gives rise to the protein MKSLDAYRDEVQVRAVFDQLARVITREWTLMEVCGGQTHSIMRFGIDQLLPKQIDLVHGPGCPVCVTPLELIDKALVIAARPNVIFTSFGDMLRVPGSTTDLFQVKARGGDVRILYSPLDALRIARDNPSKQVVFFGVGFETTAPANGMAVFQAKREALKNFSMLVSHVRVPPAITALMSDPANRVQAFLAAGHVCAVMGYWEYEPLAAQFRVPMIVTGFEPLDIANGILAAVRQLEQGRVEVENAYPRAVTREGNQPAQALIAQVFEVCDRKWRGIGEIPQSGWRLRDEFREYDAEQRFDVGSLHVNESPLCISGLVLQGRKKPNECVAFGKQCTPAKPLGATMVSSEGACAAYYRYARHTFAVVG